Proteins encoded in a region of the Candidatus Saccharimonadia bacterium genome:
- the gatB gene encoding Asp-tRNA(Asn)/Glu-tRNA(Gln) amidotransferase subunit GatB encodes MNPELRAKYETVIGIECHVQLATRSKLFCACDNDSREAEPNTHVCEVCLGLPGTLPVLNRRAVELALRLGLALGAEYPAELHTKFDRKNYFYPDSPKGYQITQFDEPIVPNGAVEFPLDGKIKRVGITRAHLEGDAGKLTHPEKANYSLVDLNRAETPLLEIVSEPDMRSAAEAKGYAQELYNLARYAGASDANLYYGNMRFDVNVSVRPIGQKEFGTRTETKNLNSFKAIERTVEYETRRQIAAIEQGERIRQETRGWNEAKGQTYPMRSKEDADEYRYFPEPDLPPLVITAAMVAEQAAELGLMPRDLRAELAAAGLPAAAAEALVADPDAGQLWHTTVSAYPEHARFALNWLVGDAVKLAETKGQTLPQSDINSATLGGVAELVKDGKLSSTNAKVLLSHLWDKDEGPRQAAQTLGLLQQSDAGELGKVVDDVIAANPQAAADYQAGNHRALGALVGQAMKATQGKGNPPLITKLLKDRLDEPA; translated from the coding sequence TGTTCTGCGCCTGCGACAACGATTCGCGCGAGGCCGAGCCCAACACGCATGTATGCGAAGTCTGCCTGGGCCTGCCCGGCACCCTGCCGGTGCTCAACCGGCGCGCCGTCGAGTTGGCGCTGCGCCTCGGTCTGGCGCTGGGCGCCGAGTATCCAGCCGAGCTCCATACCAAATTTGACCGTAAAAATTATTTTTACCCCGACTCGCCCAAGGGGTACCAAATTACCCAATTTGACGAGCCGATCGTGCCAAACGGTGCTGTCGAGTTTCCGCTAGATGGCAAAATCAAGCGCGTCGGCATCACTCGCGCCCACCTCGAAGGCGACGCCGGCAAGCTCACGCACCCCGAAAAAGCCAATTACTCGCTCGTGGACCTCAACCGCGCCGAAACCCCATTGCTCGAAATCGTGAGCGAGCCCGACATGCGCAGCGCCGCCGAGGCCAAAGGCTACGCCCAGGAACTTTACAATCTCGCGCGCTACGCCGGCGCTTCCGACGCCAACCTCTATTACGGCAACATGCGCTTCGATGTGAACGTGAGCGTGCGGCCCATCGGCCAGAAGGAATTTGGCACCCGCACCGAGACCAAAAACCTCAACAGCTTCAAAGCCATCGAGCGCACCGTCGAATACGAAACCCGTCGCCAAATCGCCGCCATCGAGCAGGGCGAGCGCATCCGCCAAGAAACCCGCGGCTGGAACGAGGCCAAAGGCCAAACGTACCCTATGAGAAGCAAAGAAGACGCCGATGAATACCGCTACTTCCCCGAGCCCGACCTGCCGCCGCTCGTGATCACCGCGGCCATGGTGGCCGAGCAAGCCGCCGAACTCGGCCTCATGCCCCGCGACCTGCGCGCCGAGCTCGCCGCCGCTGGCCTGCCCGCCGCCGCGGCCGAGGCGCTCGTAGCCGACCCCGACGCGGGCCAGCTCTGGCACACCACTGTCAGCGCCTACCCCGAGCACGCGCGCTTTGCTCTCAACTGGCTGGTCGGCGACGCCGTCAAACTGGCCGAGACCAAGGGCCAAACGCTGCCCCAATCCGACATCAATTCCGCCACCCTCGGCGGTGTTGCTGAGCTTGTGAAGGACGGCAAACTTAGCTCTACCAACGCCAAGGTCCTCCTGTCTCACCTCTGGGACAAGGATGAAGGCCCACGTCAGGCCGCCCAAACACTCGGTCTGCTCCAGCAATCCGACGCCGGCGAGCTGGGCAAAGTCGTCGACGATGTCATCGCGGCCAACCCCCAAGCCGCCGCCGACTACCAGGCCGGCAATCACCGGGCGCTCGGCGCCCTCGTCGGCCAAGCCATGAAAGCCACCCAGGGCAAAGGCAACCCGCCGCTCATCACCAAGCTTCTCAAAGACCGCTTAGATGAGCCGGCGTAG
- a CDS encoding mechanosensitive ion channel domain-containing protein, with amino-acid sequence MFELNSSFVDHILAIGRLVQANLLKALFDLLLGILIVRFMVRGLRLLLKLTHIQTGLRYVLTSIIETVLWMLLTVVILQELGFQNLILFFTGSIAAIGIAMAAGGSTLVSDVIAAVFLARDHDFNVGDEVIVGETPTQGVIERMDARRIRVRDDDGILHVIPNSLVERKEWVVLQRRAELSAAARAARTAKRLGAAALEKRSNFRAKAKTARENEQ; translated from the coding sequence ATGTTTGAACTCAACTCCAGCTTTGTCGATCATATTTTAGCCATTGGCCGCCTCGTGCAGGCCAATCTGTTAAAGGCCCTGTTTGATTTACTCCTAGGCATCCTCATCGTCCGCTTTATGGTCCGCGGGCTGCGGCTCCTGCTCAAGCTCACGCACATCCAAACCGGCTTGCGCTATGTGCTTACCTCCATTATCGAGACCGTGCTCTGGATGTTGCTTACCGTGGTGATACTCCAGGAACTCGGCTTCCAAAACCTCATTTTGTTCTTCACTGGCTCCATCGCTGCCATCGGTATCGCCATGGCCGCCGGCGGCTCAACGCTCGTTTCAGACGTAATCGCCGCCGTCTTTTTGGCCCGCGACCACGATTTTAACGTCGGCGACGAGGTTATTGTGGGCGAAACCCCTACTCAGGGCGTCATTGAGCGCATGGACGCCCGCCGCATTCGCGTCCGCGACGACGACGGCATCCTGCATGTCATCCCCAACTCTCTCGTCGAGCGCAAAGAATGGGTGGTGTTGCAGCGCCGAGCCGAACTCAGCGCCGCTGCCCGGGCTGCCCGCACCGCCAAGCGTTTGGGCGCTGCCGCTTTGGAGAAAAGATCAAATTTCAGAGCCAAAGCCAAAACGGCTCGTGAGAATGAACAATAG
- a CDS encoding YtxH domain-containing protein, producing MKRTFWKGTMIGAIAGAVAGILLAPKSGKETQEDIKRKVKGTYEDIQRRLEKMSEEVGGRVDTLREAAKDLQGEAKAESQELIRRAEVLKQDLRVSATNLTKSGAQTKDVAVKEVKQLLNEGAAVMSELERVTRHLATSAKSKVDDVRDGH from the coding sequence ATGAAGCGAACATTTTGGAAGGGTACCATGATCGGAGCCATAGCCGGAGCAGTGGCCGGAATTCTCCTGGCCCCCAAGAGCGGCAAGGAAACCCAAGAAGACATCAAGCGCAAAGTTAAAGGCACCTACGAAGACATTCAGCGCCGACTCGAAAAAATGAGCGAAGAAGTCGGCGGCCGGGTCGACACGCTGCGCGAGGCCGCCAAAGATCTGCAGGGCGAGGCCAAAGCAGAGAGCCAAGAGCTCATCCGCCGCGCTGAAGTACTCAAGCAAGACCTGCGCGTTTCCGCCACCAACCTCACCAAGAGCGGCGCCCAGACGAAAGACGTGGCCGTCAAAGAGGTCAAGCAGCTCCTCAACGAGGGCGCAGCCGTTATGAGCGAGCTCGAACGCGTCACCCGCCATCTCGCCACCTCGGCCAAGAGCAAAGTCGACGACGTGCGCGACGGCCACTAA
- a CDS encoding DUF5665 domain-containing protein, with product MILASDRPDSNSKRSGVNYERLGKAVEDALILDYIYVLHSTRRQIWSSFVRGIFAGLGGVLGATVGVAVLVGLLQLFGGAPVIGHFFRDVGQTIENR from the coding sequence ATGATTCTCGCCAGCGACCGACCCGACTCCAACTCCAAGCGCAGCGGCGTCAACTACGAGCGCCTCGGCAAAGCCGTCGAAGACGCGCTCATCCTCGACTACATCTACGTGCTGCACAGTACCCGACGCCAGATTTGGAGCTCGTTTGTGCGCGGCATTTTTGCCGGCCTCGGCGGCGTTTTGGGCGCCACCGTGGGCGTGGCGGTACTCGTGGGACTGCTTCAGCTCTTCGGCGGCGCGCCCGTCATTGGGCACTTTTTCCGCGACGTCGGCCAAACCATCGAAAACCGCTAA